The sequence below is a genomic window from Kitasatospora kifunensis.
CACCGATCGGCCCCACGAGCAGCACCAAGGAGACGCCCCCGTGCCCACCGCCCCTGACGCACCGCCGTACCTGCGGATCGCCGCGGAGCTGCGCGGGCGCATCGCCGCCGGCACCCTGAAGCCCGGCGACCGCGTGCCGTCGACCCGTCAGATCACCCAGGAGTGGGGCGTGGCGATGGCCACCGCCACCAAGGTGCTGGCGACGCTTCGACGCGAGGGCCTGGTCCGCTCCCGCCCCGGCGCCGGCACGGTGGTCGCCGCCCCGCTCCCCGCCACTCTGGCAGCGCCCCCGCCTACGCCCGCCCCCGCACCCAGCGCCACCCCCACGCGGCGACGGGAGCCGCGCGGCGGCGACCAGGGGCTGACCCGCGAGCGGATCATCCAGGCCGCCATCACCATCGCCGACGCCGAGGGCCTGACCACCCTCACCATGCGCCGGGTGGCCGCCGAACTCGGCGTCGCCACCATGGCGTTGTACCGCCATGTGGCGAGCAAGGAGGAGCTGGGCGACCTGATGGCCGACACCGTCCTCAACCGCGAACCGCTCCCGCCCGCCGACCTCACCGGCTGGCGGGAGCGCCTGACCGCGCTGGCCCGCCTGCAGTGGTCGCTCTACCGCCGCCACCCGTGGCTGGCCAGGACCATCTCCCTCACCCGCCCTGTCCCGCTGCCAGGCGCACTGCAGCACGGCGAGTGGGTGCTGGCCACCGTCAAGGAGTCCGGCCTACCGCCGGCGACCCGGCTCCACATCCACCTCATGATGTTCGCCGTGGTGCGCGGCATCGCCGTCAACCTGGAGCCGCAGGCCCCCGACCAGGCAACCAGCGCACTGACCGACGAGGAGTGGATGCAGTCCCAGGAGGCCCTCCTGCAGACAGCCCTCGGCACCGGCCAGTACCCCACCTTCAGCGCCCTGCTGACCGAACTGGACGCCGAGACGGGCGCCGACGACTTCGCCCTCGACCTCGACCAGCTCTTCGAGTTCGTCCTGGCCCGCACGCTCGACGGACTCGCGCTGCTCTTCGACCCGCCCACCGGGCTGTCCAACTGACGGGACACCGGCTCCGTACATAATCCGCTGGCGTTCCGTCAGCGATCCCTTATACGCTGTAGAAGTTCATATACACCGTACAAGAGCGGAGTGGGCACATGCCCAAGGTGGAGCGTAGGCAGGATCGGTGGCTGATCCTCGCGATCATCTGCCTCGCACAACTCGTCGTGGTGCTCGACAACACCATTCTCAACGTCGCCATCCCCTCCCTGACCAAGGAGTTAGGCGCGACCACGGCGCAGACCCAGTGGATCATCGGCGCCTACTCGCTGGCCCAGGCCGGCCTGCTGATCGCCGCTGGCGGTCTCGCCGACCGCTACGGGCGCAAGAAGGTACAGCTGCTCGGGCTCGCACTGTTCGGCATCGGCTCGCTCGGCGCGGCCCTGGCCGGCAATCCCGGGCAGTTGATCGCGGCCCGGGCCGGCATGGGGGTCGGCGGCAGCCTGCTGCTGGCGACCAGCCTGGCCATCATCGTGCGCACCTTCGACCCCGAGGAGCAGCCCAAGGCGATCACCATCTGGGGCGGCATCGCCTCCGTCGGCGTCGCGCTCGGCCCGGTGATCGGCGGGCTGCTGCTCAACCACTTCTGGTGGGGCTCGGTCTTCCTGGTCAACCTGCCGGTGGCGGCCGTGGGCCTGATCGGCGTCGCCAAGCTGGTGCCGGAGTCCAAGGACCCGCGCGGCGACTACCCCGACCTGCTCGGCGCCGCGCTGTCCACCGGCGGCCTGGTCGGTGTGGTGTACGCGATCATCCAGGGCCCCGGGGTCGGCTGGACGGCGGGGCGCACCCTGCTGGCGGCCGGGCTCGGCCTGCTCCTGCTGGTGGTCTTCGTGCTCTGGGAGCGCCGCATCGAACACCCGCTGCTGGACATGACGTTCTTCCGCAACGCCCGCTTCCGGGGCGCGGTCTCCGGCGGCATCCTGGTCTCCTTCGGACTCGGCGGCTCGCTCTTCCTGCTCACCGAGCACCTGCAGTTCGTGCTCGGCTACGGCCCGCTGGCCGCAGGCATCCGAACCGCCCCGATGGCGC
It includes:
- a CDS encoding TetR/AcrR family transcriptional regulator C-terminal domain-containing protein — protein: MPTAPDAPPYLRIAAELRGRIAAGTLKPGDRVPSTRQITQEWGVAMATATKVLATLRREGLVRSRPGAGTVVAAPLPATLAAPPPTPAPAPSATPTRRREPRGGDQGLTRERIIQAAITIADAEGLTTLTMRRVAAELGVATMALYRHVASKEELGDLMADTVLNREPLPPADLTGWRERLTALARLQWSLYRRHPWLARTISLTRPVPLPGALQHGEWVLATVKESGLPPATRLHIHLMMFAVVRGIAVNLEPQAPDQATSALTDEEWMQSQEALLQTALGTGQYPTFSALLTELDAETGADDFALDLDQLFEFVLARTLDGLALLFDPPTGLSN
- a CDS encoding MFS transporter codes for the protein MPKVERRQDRWLILAIICLAQLVVVLDNTILNVAIPSLTKELGATTAQTQWIIGAYSLAQAGLLIAAGGLADRYGRKKVQLLGLALFGIGSLGAALAGNPGQLIAARAGMGVGGSLLLATSLAIIVRTFDPEEQPKAITIWGGIASVGVALGPVIGGLLLNHFWWGSVFLVNLPVAAVGLIGVAKLVPESKDPRGDYPDLLGAALSTGGLVGVVYAIIQGPGVGWTAGRTLLAAGLGLLLLVVFVLWERRIEHPLLDMTFFRNARFRGAVSGGILVSFGLGGSLFLLTEHLQFVLGYGPLAAGIRTAPMALTVVALNLTGLGMRLTMKLKAPVAIAGGLALMAAGLAAIAEFGHNGSYPGILLGLVLMGAGVACSQPAMASAVMGSIPPEKAGIGSGLMGTLSELGNSLGVAVLGAVLTAGFASALPSGVPHAAARSLPDALATAGAAAEHQVRTAFADSLTSSQLIGAAAVLVGGLIAAWLLSRAGDQQPTPAEPQPTEPLTPAG